Sequence from the Methanosarcina siciliae T4/M genome:
CCCGGCCAGGACAATCGAGCAAAAGGGAGTACATACCAAACCCAACACACTGTGTATTCAAATAACTCTAAAGTACATAAAGATGACTGTCTGGAAAATGGTAGGCAAATCCTGGGTCCCGTTGTGATATTCGAAGAAGACCCCGGTGATCCCCAGCTGCTTGAAGTGGTGGATATAACAGGAGTTGCAGGCGTAAATCCTTCTGTTCCAGTTTTCGGGATAAACGATGTTACCAAGCTTGAAGTTTCGTCATGGATTACAAAGGGTGAATTTTTCAACACTTGTCTGTGCAACTTGGGCGTTTCCTTCAGCATCCACGGAGGCAGTCCTTTATGATTTCATACCCGGGATACAGAGCACGAAAAAAGCATAGGCAGGTACAGCCCTCGACAGCGGAAGACACCCATGAAGCAAAAAACTTCAGAGAGGAGTCACACTCGGATAACGACGAGGGAAAGTACGGATTTTGGGAGCGGTGAGTATGAACGCGTCTGTAATACTCCGTGCTGTGGCCAAGGCTTGCTTTGAGACATCAATTAAAATTATTTTTATCTGCTCAACGGTAGCGGTGCTTATTCTGGCTGCAGGGGCGATATAATGGAGTCAGAAAAGGAAATCTACTGCACCGGAACGCATCACCTGGTATGCCCCCACTGCGGCGAAGAGCAGGGATGTAGTGACGTGGATCTGGACGATTACGATGACGCATTTGAATGCCCCCACTGCGGAAAAACATTCGAATATGAGCGCGAATGTATCGCTCTATATTATTCGAGAAAGGGGGGGCGTAATGACGGGTCTACCCCTCTATGGGGGCCGGTCTGATGGGGTCAGAAACGGAGTCTATGACCGCAGAACAGCTTTGGAACAATACGAAGCCTATTAAATGCAGCATCGGACAGCAAATGGAGTATGAACCCCCAGCCGGTTCATTAATGGCCAGGCTTCGGAGCAAGTACAACAAACTCCCGGACCTTGATCCCGAACTTTGCAATTTTATAATCACAGATCCCACAATAGACGAATTAATAAATACAGACTTTGAAAAAGTAACAAATCCTGGGAATGTATACAGAAAGCTAACCGGTAAACTGATCGATTTTACAGATAAAGAAATCGACCTGATTATCACAACCTATGCAAAATCTAACTTTTGGGAGATGATCCCGGAAGGAAGCAGGATGGAACGCATCCAGCAGATAAAGGAGGAAAAGAAAGAGAACGAGAGAGTAAGTAAAAGGCGACCAGACAAAACGGACAAAACGAAGATAAAAGTCCCATTCAAAGACGTGGGCGACAAAATAATGAACACCTATAGCCTGTTTGTAATGGCAGACACTAAAGAATTTTATGTATATATAAACGGCGTTTATAAAAACGAAGGAAGCGAACTATTCATAAGGGCAAGAATTCGAGCAATATATGGGGACCTGTACGAAGAAAAATTAAGAGACGAATGCCCAGACATAGACGATGTAGAAAGACCAACACCGGGCTCTAAATACATTCACGAAGTACTTGAATATATAAGAGACTGTGCATTTATCCAGCGCCGGGAGATTGACCAGAGGCAATTAAACTCGCGTTATATAAACCTTACAAATGGGTTGTTCAACCTCGATACGTGGAAATTGGAACCGCATGACCCGGAGTATTTAAGCATATCACAAATACCGGTTACATATGACACCAAAGCAAACTGCCCGGAAATAAAAAATTATCTCGTTTCCTGCGAACTTGAAGAGAAAAATGTTAACCTACTGCTTGAATTTGCGGGATATTGTCTTATTCCTGATGTCAGTATGCAAAAGGCTTTGATGCTGTATGGTACCGGCTCAAACGGTAAATCGGTTTTTATTAACCTCTTAAAGAACATATTGGGAAAAGGTAACGTAAGTAGTGAAACATTACAGGACCTTGAGGAAAACCCTTATAGAGTCGCGAACTTATACGGCAAACTTCTAAACGCTTTCCCGGACCTGAAAGATAGTACATTACAGACAAATGAAAAATTCAATACCCTAACAGGAAACGATACAGAGCTAATGGCTGAGCGCAAATATCAGAATTCTTTTTCTTTTAATCCTACTGTGAAACTGATGTTCTCAGCCAATCGAATTCCATTCGCTTACTCGGACAACTACGCATACTACAGAAGATGGATGTTAATCAAGTTCCCGCGAACCTTCGAAAAAAACGAAATAGACGAGCACCTTATAAACAAACTAACGACTGAACAGGAAAAAAGTGGGTTTTTAAATCTAATGCTTGCTGGACTCAAACAGGTAATTCAAAACAGAAAGTTTTCATATGACATGGATGTAACGGAAGTCACAGAAGTATACCGTTTAAATTCAGATAACGCAGCCGTATTTGAAGAAGGATGCTGTAGGGATTGCGAAGGAGACGAAAAACCGACACATGCAAAACTCGTTTTCAAATATTATACAATATGGTGCGGTCTTAAAGGTGTGACACCTTTAAAAGAGTCTGCTTTCAGAAACCGTATGGCCAAACTCGGACGTAATTATAGAAGGAGTACAGAATATAACAAGGATACGAAGAAGTCAGACAATATATATTTTTACGAGGGCACTTATGTATACCCTACAGAGATTAAATAATGCTCGAACTTTTTAATAAATCTAAAAAAGAAAAAACATACTCTTTTCTTTCATTCCCCATTTTCCATGCAATACGATGACGTTTTTTCAAAAACGTGTTGATTATTTGCAACTTTAAAAAAAAAATAAATCTATTCCATTTTGTATTTTTGCATTGGAATAGATTTTTTCAAGGGACATGATACCGTTTTTAACTTCTTATATTCCGTTTTTTCCCCTATTGTTATCTCTACATTTCAATCTATATAGTTTTTCTATATAGTTGTTGCTTCTAAGGCAAACAATAGTAAAAAAGTGGAATATAAGAAGTTATAAAAATCCTTTTGATATCGTTTTTCATCTATTCCATTTCGTTTTTTCATTTTGGAATAGGTCGTTATTAGGATACTTACACCGTCTGCCGCTAATCTTTTACATTTTCGGTTATAAATATAAAAATCATCCTGTTGCTGGAAAAACGTTTTTCCCATCTACCTTCTAATCCTTTTTTGAATGTTGTGTGTTATAATCCCCATCTTTTCTTCCGGTTCTCCCGGTTTCCCAAGTCCCACCATCATAACTTTCTCCCTATTGAGGTCCTTCTGCATTTCCCTTAATCCAAATAAGATATACTTTACTTGTTTTTCTATGTTTTCAATTGTCATAATGAACCTTATTGAATTCGAAATATTTATTTACTTTAACCTCATTCTGAACGTTAGTAAATCAAGTTTACTTGATTTACTTGTGTGGGCGAATTGTCCTTACAAGATCAAACATGTTCAGAGAGTACTTCCCCCTTTTAACTCTCTGAATGTGAGAAGAGTAGGGAGTATAACCCCTCGTTCATTTTCCTCTTTTTATTTTTTTCTCCTGGCCTTCTTCGGGTAGTCAGTTCCTTAAGATCATGTCCTCATTACTAAACAAGACATAATAACTTATCAATTAAGACACTAAATATTATATAGTATAATGTCTAATTACATATTGGTGATAAAAATATCCTGTAGCGAATTCTTTGGATTGAATGCCGATGACTGGGAACCAGTGAAGGCATCAAAAGGTGAAAATAAGGGACAACATCCAGTTATTGCGAGCAATGGCACCGTATACGTTGACCGTACAAGAGCGGGTGAAGATGTCCGGGTATTTATCAGAAAACAAAGAGAAGCGAGCGAGAAATAACCTTAGCAATAAAATAGGGGGGTAAGATTGAATGGTAATCAGAATTGACGGAACTCCTGTACAGAAACAGCGGTGGATGTCTCATAGAAAAGACGGTAACGAGTTGCCGCTTGAATTGCAAAACAAAATCAGAGAGATGAAACAAAAGGGAGCAAAGAACAAGGAAATTATAATGGTTCTATGCGTGTCCTCAAAATCAATAAAAAAATATGCAGTGAAAGGTTGAATTAAAAATGCAGCCTCCTGAAACGGGGGAGAGAGTATTCAAAAAAATAAAAGAGGATGATAAAAAGTAAAGATGAATTAAATTGGAGGGATCTACAAGTGTATATAAAAGCAGGTTGCCCTGTATGTGGCGAGCCAGTATGGTTCGATGTCGATCTTACGTTTGAAAAGGAAAAACTCTACACCGAAGAACAGGCATACAAATTCACTATGACAAATCTAGAAATAACAGACGTCGTTACCGAATCGGTTTTTGTTAAATCTGTTGTGTCATGTATTTCAAAACAGTGCCCTGGTGTGGTCGAAACCGATGCCTTAAAAGAGGTACTCAATGATAAATTCGGGATCACCGAACCTTATATAGACGAGTTCGCCGAAACGATCAAAGCCGAACTTGGGAAGCCAAAGAAGAGGCAGAGGAGTAGACGCTCGTCAACTCATCAATGATTAAGTTGTAAAGGCAGCGGGAAGGTCTATACATCTTCGTGTGCGGCGGATTGAGACCTTCCTTGTCATACTATATTGTTAAAACCTCTACATATAAAAAATCTTTTTTAACTTACACTTCTAATTTTTTCGACCTTCTAACCGAACATAATATCAAAATATCCTTCTAAGATTCTGGTATATCTACGATACTTTTATAACTATTTTGTTCCGGAATAAGTCCTTTTTCCTCATGTTTCGTTCGGTCTCACTCCATGCAAAGGTATATAAAGAAGCCCTTCCTTAATATCATAACAGAAAAAGTATTTAAATAATGCAATAAAAATATAATTGGAGTGGTGGTAGTGGTGAATAGACAAGACGCATACCTCGAAAGAAAGGCAAAAAAAGAGAAGCGGGCAAATCAAATAACCCTAGATTTTAGAATTCCAACAGGTCTGAGAATAGAAATTCAACGCCATGCGAAGCGATACAAGACCAGTGAGACCGACCTCATTCGCGTGTCCCTGGAAAAGGTCGCAAACCAACTCAAGTACGTCAGGTCGTTCGAGCTGTTCCGGTCAGATGAGGGCGACGCTGAACGCATGCAGGTTTTGATCAATAAACAAGCAAAAGCCGCGCTCGATTCCGCTGCTGATGGTTTCGGAATCTCTAATTCATTATTGGTTAAGACATTGCTAATCCAGGCAGTGAGCGCACTCGGGGAGGTGGAGCAGCTGTGAATGAAACTTCTTTGGAATATAAAATCAGCAAACTCGATTTCTCAGATCTGAAAACGCAATTAGAAGAGCTATCAAAATTAAAAACTAAAAAAGATAAAAAAGCAAAGTTGGCCGAATTTCTTGAAAGGGAGGGTAACAACTAATGGCTTACACCAGAACGCTTTCAAACACAAGCAAGCTCGCAAACATCAACAAACAAGAAATCCGGGAAGCAATCCAGAATGCTACCCCTACCACAATTTCAATCCAGAACACACAGAGAGAAGCAGCGCACGCAAAAGTACAAAACATGTTAAATCAGGTTCAAACAACCCCATTAAACAGGGCCCCTACAGAAACAGAACTCTCCCTCATGAAGCGGTCCCATGCCATAGAAACAGCCTATAACGAAACCCAGAAGCAGGCAGCACAAGCAGAAGCAGGCCAGGGGCTCGGATATACAGCACGTCCCGAGGACCTTCTCCAATTATCCGGGATCCAGACAGAAGAACAAAGCCCAAGCTATACATACTCAGTATACGACTACCTGGGCCGTGAGCAAACAATATCAGAAAAACAGTATAACCAGCTTGCAGAAGCCAGCAAAAGCAACACTAACTCAAGCCGGGTCTATACGGTCATTCCGGAAGAGGTCGCAAACTCACAGGCCGACTGGTGGATAAACTCTCAGGGTCTCTATGAGTGGGTACCTGTAACAGCAAGTGACAAAGCACACTTAGCTAAGATCAACAAACAGCGCGCACGGTCCGGGCTGCCTGCCAGAACAACCCTAACAAGTGGAGCGTCACCTTCCCAGGAATACTCTGAAAAATGGTACTCAACCGGGGGAAAAAGAACAACAGTACAACATAATGAAAAGCTTGCAAAAATGAAAGCAGGGAGCAGCGCAAACGCAAACGCAAGCGCAAAATCCAGAACTGCTCAAGATGCAAAAGCAACAGTCATTTCAACCGGAGCACAAAAAGAAGCCATTGCACTATCAGAAGAATCAAAGATTAGGAACCCCCTAACCAAATATGAATCAAAAGATGATTATCTTTCGGTGATGACAGCAAAGAAGGAAGCCGCAGAAGCTGCAGAAAAAGCCAGAGCAGCCTATAACCCTATTCTGGATGTATCAGGAAATGAAATCGCAGGCATAGAGGTTAAGGGGGCCAGCCGGGAAAGCACAGCAGGCATAAAGGGCATTATCTCCGGTGAGGGTTACTATTCAAGAGACCAGGCCGTAAGCGAATATAAAACACAGAAAGCAGCAGAGAAAAAGGCGGCAGAGGCACGGAAAGACCTTTTAGCCGGTACCCAGGACTGGTTAACAGCCCCAGGTGAAACCGCAAACATAGATCGGAGTACACTTCAAAAACTCGAACTTATCCCCGCAGGAACAGCGGCTATAACTTCAGCGGGTATGGGGTTGGGACTAGTTGATAATACCGGTATCGCTGAAAAATATAAGGACTTCAAGGAATCAGGCAAGACAACGGCAGATTATGAAAACAGCCCACTTTCTAACATAACGAAAGCTGCCAAATCCACAGCACTGAAGATAGACGATGCCATAAAACCGTATTTACCCGAAGCCGAAGATATTAAACGCGGGATCGGTGACTCTGGGATAACTGATTATGGGTACCTTAGTTTTATAGGTGGAACAGCCGAAAAAGCGATTGAAGTTTTGACACCTGCCATCGAGAAAAACCCGGAGCTTGCAGACAATGCAGCTAAAAAAGCACTGGATGCAATAGCCGGCGTTAAAGATGTACCTGCTGATATTGCTATCAACGAATACGAAGATTTCCAGGAAAGCCCAACGGGGTACACTGCTGAACAGGC
This genomic interval carries:
- a CDS encoding DNA primase family protein; the encoded protein is MTAEQLWNNTKPIKCSIGQQMEYEPPAGSLMARLRSKYNKLPDLDPELCNFIITDPTIDELINTDFEKVTNPGNVYRKLTGKLIDFTDKEIDLIITTYAKSNFWEMIPEGSRMERIQQIKEEKKENERVSKRRPDKTDKTKIKVPFKDVGDKIMNTYSLFVMADTKEFYVYINGVYKNEGSELFIRARIRAIYGDLYEEKLRDECPDIDDVERPTPGSKYIHEVLEYIRDCAFIQRREIDQRQLNSRYINLTNGLFNLDTWKLEPHDPEYLSISQIPVTYDTKANCPEIKNYLVSCELEEKNVNLLLEFAGYCLIPDVSMQKALMLYGTGSNGKSVFINLLKNILGKGNVSSETLQDLEENPYRVANLYGKLLNAFPDLKDSTLQTNEKFNTLTGNDTELMAERKYQNSFSFNPTVKLMFSANRIPFAYSDNYAYYRRWMLIKFPRTFEKNEIDEHLINKLTTEQEKSGFLNLMLAGLKQVIQNRKFSYDMDVTEVTEVYRLNSDNAAVFEEGCCRDCEGDEKPTHAKLVFKYYTIWCGLKGVTPLKESAFRNRMAKLGRNYRRSTEYNKDTKKSDNIYFYEGTYVYPTEIK